A segment of the Candidatus Sumerlaea chitinivorans genome:
CAAACATTGACCCTGCGGAACTTGTGGGACGCGAGAGAAGTTCATGCTTGCCGCCACAGATCGGTATTATGCGATGGTTTATATGCGCGTCTTAGTTGGCGCCCGGTAAATGATTGAGGGGAGGCAAATGCACGAAGTGAATCAACAAAAAGGCCTTGTCGGGTTGAGCCCAAAAGGGGGACTCAACCCGACAGGCTGAACGGAAATCTGCAAACTTAGCTATGAGCTATTGTTTGCTACGGAAAGCGCCGATGAACGCATCCAGTTCACTACGGAACTTGGTTAGGTAGGGGGTAAAGTCGGGATCCTGCGGCACAAACATTTCAATCTCTATAAGCTTTGGGGCAATGCTGACAATCTTGCCATCTTCGACTTCCACGATCGCGTGACCGATTTGCCGTCCTTCGAAGCCTCCCGTGAGGACCCACGTGTTGCCAACGCGTTGGGCGTTGTTCATGTAGTAGTCCTTCGCCTTGCCGGCAGTAAACTCTCCGCACACCACGATGGCAATGCTCTTAGCGGTATCGCCTAACTTTTCAAGCAGCGCGGGGACATCCTCGCGCGTGTAGTACGCCAAAAGAATGATGAGGTCGCTTTCTTTTTTGGCCTTTGGCAGCGTTTCCTTGAGCGCAGCCACTGGATCGGTGATCTCATAATCAGGCTGCGGAGCAGTGGGAATGCGACCGTCCACTGGCTTCGTGACCCCAACAATCGCTACACTCACTTTCTTGCCGTTCATGAGCTTGAGCTTACTTACGCGATACGCTGGAAACGCTAACTTCCCGTTTTGGGTGCGGACGTTTGCCGAAACAAATGGCAACGAAAAGCTCGTTTGGAGATCCTGTAGAAAATTGAGCCCACTGCTGAGGTCGGTAGTACCGACATTTACCGCATCAACTTGCATTTTTGCTAAAGCTTCTGCTATGTAACGAACCCCGATTTTGCTCGGCTCATTTGCGGGCACCCGCAAATAGCCCCCAGCGTCTACCTTGAGCTGCGGCTGGCCCCCTTCGGCAATAAGTTTGGCGATTTTAGCTTCGCGATCAATGCCACCGAGGGGATGAGCTGGGCAAGAGCAGGGCTCGAGGCTTGAACGACGATTGCTGGAGTGCAGCAACGAGAAGGCGCGTTCCATAGACTGCGGGGCACTCGTGGGGCGCAGATGGGCCAGCAAAACCTCCATGCTCACGGTCGTCGGCCGGGCTGCAAATTGGGTGGGTTTGCGTTGAGAGGCCTGCCGTGCCCTCATCTGTGCAAGCGTCTCTGAAGAAATGCTGGTTTGTCGGGGGCGCGTCGTCAAGCCAGCCCGACGCCGCATTTCCATTATCTCGGTCGTGCTAAAGGTTCGCCGTACCAGTGGTGGGGTGGACATCCGACGTGCTGGTCGCGCAACCAGTGGACCACTCGTTGCGCGTCCCGCTTTCAAGGGCGCCTCGAGACGCTTTTCTTGCCCCAACAAAGGGTTTGGGGTTTCCGAAACAGCTGCCGTGCCAGCTACTTGGGCGAGGGCGCCTCCGACGCAGAAGAGCACGAAAACACCCATGAACCATGCCCCCACTCGGCGAGCAGGTTTGTCAGCCAATTTCCAACGTCCCAACATCATTATCCTCCTTGAAAACACTCAGCTCTGGGAATGGTGATTATGCACAGCCTACCAGCTATTCCACCTGCGTCTACCCGTGGGCAGTTTTCTGTCTAAGCGACGGGGCCTCCAAACGTCACTGGGCATTTTTCCCCAACGACTCTCGGATGCTATTGGCCCAACGCCGCACCTCGTCCGCTCGGCTCCCCCCAACTTGTAGGTACCGCTCGTAGTATTTCAACGCTTGTTGCTTATCCTGGAGATGATCATCGTAGATGATGCCGAGGTTCAGTAGGGCTTTTTCATAGTTTGGGTCGAGCTCGAGAACTTTTTTGAACTGCTCAGCGGCTTTCGCATATTCGCCCTTTTCCATGTAAACAACCCCCAAGTTGTTGCGAGCGAATTTGTGTTTAGGATCGAGCTCCAAAGCTCTGCGAAATGCACCAATCGCGAGGTCGAGGCGGCGCAATTCTCGATACACATTGCCACGCCGGTAGTAAATTTGCGGCTCATTAGGATTTTGAGCGATGGCACGATCAAATTGCGCCTCAGCCGCGTCCAGCTCACCTGCACGAGCTAAGGCCTCTGCAAGTAAGGCTCGCGTCTCCACATCATTTGGATTCAGTCGCAAAGCCTGCTCATATTCGTTTGCAGCCTCGACCCAACGCTCCGACTTGCGATAAGAATCGGCCTTCTCCCGGTGAAAAGCGAATGTTCCAAGAGCCACCTTCTCGCGATTACCGTAACCTATGGATCCTCGCTCCGCCCGACTTTCTTCGCTAAAAGCGACCCGGTTCACTTCTTCTGCCGTCGGCCGCCCGCCTTCAGTGGGCCCAGGACCTTTCCCACCTTCAGAAACGCGTTCTGGGGCATGATCCCGTATCTCAATATCCTGACCTTCTTCTTGATTCCCCATCGCTGGCTTCCGCGCCTCGAATCCCCTCTTAGCTCCTGATGGCTTTGAGCCCGCACCCGTCTGCGCCTGAGCGCTCTTCCCGCGCTTATCCTGCGGTTGTTCGGCGTTCACGATTTCACGAGCAGGAACCTCATGAACGATTTCGACCGGCTGCTGAGGGATGACCTGGTCGCGCACTCCTCCGACAGGGATCGCATTCTGGGGGCTACGGGGAATAGGTGGGGAAAAAGCTTCACTGCTGACTTTTGGCGGCTTTGGCAAAAGGAGTCCGACCCGACCAATGAGAGGCCGAGGTTCTGGGGTCGCATCGTCAGGTGCGACTTCGGGCTTGCGAAGGGATTGGATGGTCTCGACTTCCGACTGAAGCGCGTCGACGTTGGTGCGGGCAGACTCCTCGCCTTCCTCACTCGAGGCCCCATGCGCTGAACGTCGGCGACTCGCCTGACTGCGGACACCAAGTTTGGCCAACTCCGCCTTTGCGAGTTCATACTCAGGATTGAGCTCGAGGGCTTTCTCAAAAGCTTCCCGAGCTTCGTCCTTACGCCCTAACCGGGCATAGATCCGTCCCAACTCGCAATAGGCTGCCGGCGAGGGTGCGAGGCTCACGGATTTTTGAACCGCCTCGGCAGCTTGTTCGAGCTGCCCGTTGCTTGCGAGAGCCTTGCCATGAGCAAGGTACTCGATCGCCTGACGACGCCCTTCAAGCGGTCGCGCAGCCGGTCCTGCATTCACGACTCCGGCGAATAGTGCCAATCCAGCCACGAAAAGTGTGATTCTGCTCGCCATTTCCTGTGTCCACATTCGTTTTTGTATCATTCTTCCCTCGAGGAAGGGGAATTTTAGCTGTTCTGGGGCAGCTTAAGCTCGGCAGCCGGTTTAGTACGAGTACGCTTCATCCTCAAACACAAGCTTGCCATTCGCGAAACTAAAAACCATTTCCTTGGCTGACTTGAAAGGTGAACGATAAAGCCAAGTTTCGCGCCGAATGTTCGGCGCAATCGTTGTCGCAATTACTTCGCTTGGGAGGCCATAAACCAAGATGGTTCGCTCCTGATCTGTGAGCGGACCTTCGTAAACCATGGTGCGGTCCACAAATTGAAATAGGTGATTCAGCCGATGATAAACCCATTCCACGACCAGTTCGCCGCGAGTGGATTTATAGGGTCCTCGGAGGTAGTCCGGCTGTCCCCACTCGCGAAGGATTGCTTTCTGCTCTTCGGATAGGACTTCGTCAGGTTGGCGTTTGAGGCGCTTCCCTCGCATTACATGTTCCACCCCGTGAACGTTCTCATAGTAAGGATACTTACGAAAATGAAGAACGTTATGGGTGTTTTGGGCTGGATAGCGCTTCGTGAGGATGGGGCGGCCATCTTCGGTAAAGTCGTACTTGGGGCGTGGCGGACAGACCTGATTCGGCTGATAGCGACTTGGCTGCTCTCCGGATTTCCCCGTGTTAAAAAACGGGAACGAGAACAGCGGCTTTTGGGCATAAGTTGGCGAAGCCATCAAGATCGGAATAGCAAGGAAAAGAAGACTCCTACTCAGCCACTTGTTGCGCATCCGTTAGCACCTCAATTCTTGACCACTTCAGTTATGGCACCCAGCCACGTAAGCCAAACTGCTGCGCCGTGTCCACCGAGCGCCGTATTTTCTGTATTATTCACACTGATCTGATTGCTGTAAGCAAGCAAGATCTGCGCCCAAACATTCTGCACTTGTTGGCTGCGCAGTGTGCGAATTTGCTGTACAAAGGGATTGAAGAGGGGGCGTAGTAAACGCGATTCTGCGTTTGCGGTTGGGATTTTTCCCCCAAAATCATGAAGTTAGTAATCCGTCGAAGGGAAATCGGTGCTCAAATGAAAAAACTGGTTTTGACGATTATTGGATCATTCGTCGTGACGGTCGCTTTCGCAGGGGGAGAACTCCCGCGTGGTGCGGCCGCACCTGAGCCGGTCCGTGTGTTCAAGCCGCGAGACGAACAGAAGCGGCTTGGCCCGCCTGCGGGTGATCAAACCGTTTGTCGTGAGGCACCGTTGCCTGCTCCGTACCGGCCGATTGGGTGGGGTAAGAAACTCCATGAGAAGTATGGCCCGACGTACTATTACCCGTCTGAGCGCGCCTATGAGGGACTGAACCCTACGTATTATCCGTTTTTCCATCCGCGCTTGTGGCCGAACTACAAAGCCCCAGCGCAATATCCCCGCAACCATTTCTGCGGCAGTAGCCGAAGCGGCTGGTATTGGGATGAGTACGACGACTGGGTGCGGGGCGGCCGTTACGAAGAGCGCCAGTAAGACATAGGCAAAAATTGCACAGTTCGGGGCGAAAACGTTCGCGTAGGGAACATTTTTAGGACCAAATTTGTCCAATATCTGGACTCACTCAGTGAATATCTCTTCCGGCCGAGCCGATGCGGGACAGCAGCATAAGTTTAGGAACTTCAACAAGATTTGTGCGGATGGATGGTTTGAAGAAGGATAGAATCGACCACTCCGTTCTGCCACCTGAGCAAACGGAACAAACTTTGCTCCACTTGCAACGAACGATTGAACAGTCTTTGAGCTTGAATTTGGTACAGTGAATCGGAAGCATTTCTTCAGAAAGTGGGAAAAATGGTGAGTACAATATCCACAAGGCGAAGAACCCATTCCAAAGCGCAGAAGCGTTTACGGGGTAAGACCTTGTCACGCGTAGCCGAACCCCTCGATCTGCACGATGAGGTGGTGGAGAGCGAGCCAGAGCAGCGTGCTTTGCTTCCACGGGAGGAACCAGAAACAGTGCTGGAGAACGACTTCGAAAACCAAGAGAATCTCCTTATTGAAGAGCCTACCCCGAGCGAGGAAGAACAGCGCTTCCTCACGGCGGAAGAAGAAAGGGAGATTATACGCCGAGTCCAGCAAGGCGACCGTGCGGCTTTCGAACAGCTGGTCGCTGCCTATGAACAGAAAGCCTATTACACGGCACTGCAGTTTGTGAACAATCCAGAGGATGCGAAGGATTTGTCCCAAGACTGCTTCGTCAAGGCGTACAAAGCAATCAAGACGTTCGATATTAACTCTCCATTCTTCCCGTGGTTTTACAAAATCATCAAGAATCACTGCCTGAACTTCCTAAAGAAAAACCAACGGGTGCGTAGCGACTATATGTCGCAAATGGAGGAGGACAACCATCAGCAATTTGAAGACTCGCGCCAGCCAACGCCGAGTGACTGGTTCGTCAACGATGACGTTCGACACAAGCTGTGGCAGGCCATCGAGCGGCTCAAACCCGATTTCCGCGAAATCATCGTGATGAAGCACTTCCACAACCTCTCCTATAAGGAGATTGCGGAAGCACTCCAGATTCCAATCGGAACGGTGATGAGTCGTCTGTTCAATGCGCGTCAGGAACTGCGGGAGAAATACGAAGAAGTTTTGAAAGGCAAATAGGCGCCCATTTCAAGCAAGCGAAAGACTTAGCCCCGTCGCCGGGAAAAGCGACGGGGCTCTTTCTTATTTGCAGAGCAAAAACAAATGCCGCCCCCCTCCCACCGCACCTGAGTTCACTGCAATAGATCTCAGTAGTCGGAGGTTTGGAAAAAGATCGCCCACGAAGATCTCATGGCGGAGGCAGCACGGAAATCCCTGACTGGGGTTGCGGCTCCACCGAAAAAGATTGGTAGAACAAAGTTCCTCCGTTACACTCGAGAATGGAGCCTTGATTTCGACAGACTGCGCAAATCTCCTTAACTCCATTGGTAAGGCTTACAGATCAACCTGCGCAATCACCCCTTATAACCGTTGAACAGCCTCTCGTCTCGTGGGACTCCCCTTCGGACGAAGGAGACACCAGCTTTACTCTATAGCAGACGCGCAGTTGTTCGCCCACGCGTTCATCACGGCAGAGCATCGAGCAGTTGGTCGAGTTCCGACTCATCATTGTAAAAATGCGGGGAGACCCGCAAGAAGCCCCGCCGAGCAGCAATGAGAATCTTGCGCTCCTGAAGTTGCTGAACGATTTCGGAAGGGGAGATCCCTTCCTTGATGAAACTCACAATTCCCGCGCGGCTGGCCACGTCTGTCGGTGTGATGATTGAGTATCCCTTTCTTCGAACCCCTTCGATTACATACTCCGTGAGCTCCTGAACTCTGGCACCGATTCGCTCGAGTCCCACGTCAAGAAGAAGGCGGAGAGAACTTCCTAAAGCATGAATGGTCATCAAGTTATGGGACCCTTCCTCAAAACGCCGCGCATCTGGCTTATACGGCTGATCGTAGTTGTCGTAATCCTGCGGATTGGCAAGACCACACCAACCACACATGTTCAGATTCAGCTCCGGGATCCGCGAGCGCCGCACGTAAAGAATACCACACCCCTCAGGCGCCAAGAGCCACTTGTGGCCATCTGCTGAGAGAAAATCGACAGGAATTTCCTGAACGTCCAAAGGTAGAACGCCCAAGCCTTGGATAGCGTCCAAGAAGAACATCACGCCGCGCTCGGTACAAATCTGGGCCAAAGCTGCGATGTCGTTGCGCACCCCCGTGCCATATTCCACCCATGAGACCGCGAGGAGACGGGTTCGCTCATCTATTGCAGCAATAACGTCATCCAATCGAAAACGGTAATCCGGCTGTTCAGCAACCAGTCGCAACTCAACGCCCCGCTCAGCCAGATTTCGCCAAGGGTGAACATTTGCGGGGAACTCATGGGCAAACCCAACAATGTTGTCACCGGGGCGCCAGTTAATCGAGTTCGCAATAATTAGGATCCCGTGCGTGGTGTTGTGGGTGAAACAAATATCGCGAGGTTCAGCATTGATAAGGCGAGCTGCAGCCTCCCGCGCCTGTGCCATTCCATGCAGCCATGCGGCATAGTTCGCCGGACCTTCCTCAGCAGCATCTCTGGCGAATTCTGTGATCGCCATCTGCGTGGAAACAGGGATAGGCGCCACACCTGCATGGTTGAGAAAAACGTACTGCTCCTTGATTGGAAACTCGCTTCTCAGATCGAACGGAAACTCAGTATTCTTGCTCATACAATCGTAAGAATCTAAGAGCTTGCGTGAATTGCAAGCGGGGAACGCGCTCCCATAGAGCCCTTCGCCTCAGAAACACTTCGCAGAAGTTGCATTTTGATGATTGACATCGACCGATGGAGCCACTTGGAGAAATTTTAGTTTCAAAACAATGGGCTTAGACAAAATCTGCGATGAAAGAATTCCCTGACGAGCTGTCGACCGAACACGAATTAGAAGAGCTGCTGAGTGAGCCAACCCCCGAGACAGTTGAAATGTTTCGTCGCCTTTCAGGCGATCTGATGATTCTTGGTGCCTCAGGGAAAATGGGTCCTTCGCTTGCACGTATGGCGGCGAAAGCTGCCCGCCGTGCAGGTAATCCCATGCGAGTCATTGCAGTGGCCCGTTTCTCTGATCCTCAGGCCCGGACGCTCCTCGAGAACGATGGTATAGAAACCATCGCTGTTGATCTACTGGATTATGAACAGGTCCTTCGCTTGCCGCGCGCGAAGTATGTCCTGTATTTAGTTGGGCGCAAATTTGGTAGGGCGGGCACGGAGACGTTGACGTGGGCAACGAATGCAGTTGTCCCTGCCTACTTGCTCGAAGCCTGCCGCGGCTCTTATGTCGTTGCGTTTTCGACCGGGTGTGTTTACCCCTTAGTACCCGTGCAGAGCCAAGGCTGTTCCGAGCAGGATCCGGCCGGCCCGGTTGGCGAATATGCGTGGTCGTGTTTAGCTCGGGAGCGTGTGTTCGAGTTTCTAAGTACGCGTTACGACACGCCTGTTCTCCTCTATCGCCTCAACTATGCCAATGCCGTACGTTATGGCGTGCTCACGGATCTGGCCACCACGATAGCGCGTGGCGAGCCGGTGGACCTGTCCGTAGTAGCTGTCAATCTGATCTGGCAGGGCGACGCGAACAATTTTGCCCTGCGGTGCCTCGAGTTCGCAAAAGTTCCACCCGAGGTATTGAACATCACCGGACCTGAGAAATGGTGGATTCGCGACCTCGCTATGGAAATCGGGCGTCTGATGAATAAGCCAGTGACTTTTTGCGGCTCCCCCACTGGTGTCGCGTATCTCAGTGATGCTTCGCGTGCCTGTGAACTGTTTGGTGCGCCTCGCGTCCCGATCCAAGTGGTTACTCGGTGGACCGCTCGTTGGGTAGCATCCGGCAAACCCATCTTAGGAAAACCAACCCACTTCCAAGTTACCGATGGTCAATTTCTCGATCCTGCATAAATTGTGAGGAGGAAATCTGCCCTTATGTCGCTTCCCATGCCTGATTCGGAAGTTCTTGCCACGCTGCGCCGGGGGGTCGTGATTCCGGCAAGTCCGCTCGCTCTGGACGCGGAGAAAAGGCTCGATACGCGTCGTCAAACGGCCCTCATGCGCTATTACTGCGCAGCAGGCGCTGGCGGGGTTGCTGTAGCAGTGCACACCACGCAGTTTGAGATTCGAGACGCCGCAACTCGCATGTTCGAACAGGTGCTGGAAACCTGCTCGCGTGCGATCGATGAAGCCGGACGTGCCCAGCGCCGACGAATTGTAAAAATCGCAGGCGTGTGTGGGCGTACAACGCAAGCATTAGACGAAGCCCGCAAAGCTGCAGATTTCGGCTACGACGCCGCACTACTCAGTCTTGCTGCTCTTCAGAATTCATCCGAGGAAGAGCTAATTCGGCATTGCCAAGCAGTGAGTCAGATCATTCCGCTCGTCGGTTTCTATCTTCAACCCGCCGTAGGGGGCAGAATCTTGCCCTTCTCATTCTGGCGTCGGTTCGTAGAAATAGAAAACGTCGTCGCTATCAAGATTGCCCCATTCAATCGCTATCAGACGCTTGACGTCGTGCGAGCAGTTGCACTGGCCGGTCGGGATGAGGAAATTGCCCTCTACACGGGCAACGACGATAACATCATTGCGGATTTACTCACCCCATTTACGCTGCAAACCCAAGCGGGACCCGTGCGCCTACGCATTCGCGGTGGACTCTTGGGACAGTGGAGTGTTTGGACGCGCACCGCGGTCCGGCTTCTCCATGAAATTCACGAGGCGTTGGCAACGTCAGACCACATCCCAATCAGCTTACTTGAAAAGAATGCCCAGCTAACCGATGCAAACGCGGCCATCTTTGACGCTGCCCACGGTTTTGCCGGGTGCATCGCAGGCATCCACGAAGTCCTGCGACGGCAAGGGCTGCTCGAATTCACACATGCGTTGGATGAGAAGGTTCAACTCTCGCCGGGGCAAGCGGAAGAAATCACTCGGGTGACGCGCGACTACCCGTGGCTCCCAGATGATGACTTCGTGAGTGCACACCTTGCCGAATGGCTCGACTGAGCTCAGACGCACGTTCTGAAGCGAAAATAGCCCCGGTCGGCGTCAGTCTCAAGCTGCCCCCACTAAAGCAGCAGGGATACGCAACTGGTGCATATAGCACGTTCGCCAATGAAGTTTATGGAGAGGGCACAGGAATGATGCGTTTGACTGAGACACGCGGGCGACCCGCGGGGACGTGTGCGGTCACGACCAACGATTGCGTGGTAGCCTCTGCTCCGTCATTAAGGAGTGAGACCTCCACCACACCGGATTCAAACTCAAATCGGCTGGTCTGTGTCGTCGCGCGATCGCTCGCGTGGGCTTGTACTGCGCACACTGCACCTCTTGCCAGCCACTCCGCCTGTGCGCGCTCGACGGCGGCCGCAACGCGCTTAACGCTACGTACGTGAGACTCGGCAAGTCCGAACATAAGTATCGTCAGCACGGCAAGAGCCCCCACAAGGTAGAGCATCGTCGTGCCGCGCTGCGTTTTCAATTTGACCTCGCTCGACCTCATCAGCGCTTCTCCTCCTTTCCTGCCCCAGTCAACGTCGCGGCCAAGGGGTCAGGCACTGCGTAAACTGTCAGCTGCTGGGTACTATGAAAAGCGTCGAACCCATCGCGAGTGGCTATTTCTAATACGAATGCGCCCTCGCGCGTTTGAGACACCGAGACCGTTGTGAGATCCGATGCTAACCGCTGCTTGGCGATCGGGCGTCTGTCCGCTCCGTAACGCGTGCGTATTACGCCGAACGTCCCCTCAGGGTTTTGCGTGATCTGGTACTCACATCTTGGAGCAACGGGATCCGCCTGCTCGAGCACCAACAGACGTTTTTCAGTAGCGGACGTTTCCTGAAGGTGCCCTCGAATGGTCTTGTGGATGTCCGTACGCCATGCCTGCTCTAAGGTCACAAGTTCTTCCAAACGGAGTTGCTGGGCAGTCACCCCCCGCTCGAGGCGGATCGTCATGATAAACACGGAGAAGACGCTGCCCATGAGAATTGCCATGGCAGCGATGACAATGAGCATCTCTATAAGCGTCACGGCCCGGTCAAATCGTTGCTTCAGCCAGTTCTTATTCATGGCTGCCTCCCTTGGTGTAGGCGTGTTGTCATGGTTACGCGCAAAGGACGATGCGGGAACGCCCCAAACATGCAGGATGCAGTTGCCGAAAGCTCCAGCATTCCGTGCTCGCGTCGTCGCACCCGCAACACGGTCTGTTCATTCGGGGCAAGGTCGGCTGCGGTCGGATTCGCAAAGGGATGTTC
Coding sequences within it:
- a CDS encoding Peptidoglycan-binding LysM:Metallophosphoesterase:5'-Nucleotidase-like, coding for MLGRWKLADKPARRVGAWFMGVFVLFCVGGALAQVAGTAAVSETPNPLLGQEKRLEAPLKAGRATSGPLVARPARRMSTPPLVRRTFSTTEIMEMRRRAGLTTRPRQTSISSETLAQMRARQASQRKPTQFAARPTTVSMEVLLAHLRPTSAPQSMERAFSLLHSSNRRSSLEPCSCPAHPLGGIDREAKIAKLIAEGGQPQLKVDAGGYLRVPANEPSKIGVRYIAEALAKMQVDAVNVGTTDLSSGLNFLQDLQTSFSLPFVSANVRTQNGKLAFPAYRVSKLKLMNGKKVSVAIVGVTKPVDGRIPTAPQPDYEITDPVAALKETLPKAKKESDLIILLAYYTREDVPALLEKLGDTAKSIAIVVCGEFTAGKAKDYYMNNAQRVGNTWVLTGGFEGRQIGHAIVEVEDGKIVSIAPKLIEIEMFVPQDPDFTPYLTKFRSELDAFIGAFRSKQ
- a CDS encoding TPR repeat — translated: MASRITLFVAGLALFAGVVNAGPAARPLEGRRQAIEYLAHGKALASNGQLEQAAEAVQKSVSLAPSPAAYCELGRIYARLGRKDEAREAFEKALELNPEYELAKAELAKLGVRSQASRRRSAHGASSEEGEESARTNVDALQSEVETIQSLRKPEVAPDDATPEPRPLIGRVGLLLPKPPKVSSEAFSPPIPRSPQNAIPVGGVRDQVIPQQPVEIVHEVPAREIVNAEQPQDKRGKSAQAQTGAGSKPSGAKRGFEARKPAMGNQEEGQDIEIRDHAPERVSEGGKGPGPTEGGRPTAEEVNRVAFSEESRAERGSIGYGNREKVALGTFAFHREKADSYRKSERWVEAANEYEQALRLNPNDVETRALLAEALARAGELDAAEAQFDRAIAQNPNEPQIYYRRGNVYRELRRLDLAIGAFRRALELDPKHKFARNNLGVVYMEKGEYAKAAEQFKKVLELDPNYEKALLNLGIIYDDHLQDKQQALKYYERYLQVGGSRADEVRRWANSIRESLGKNAQ
- a CDS encoding RNA polymerase sigma factor RpoE, producing MSRVAEPLDLHDEVVESEPEQRALLPREEPETVLENDFENQENLLIEEPTPSEEEQRFLTAEEEREIIRRVQQGDRAAFEQLVAAYEQKAYYTALQFVNNPEDAKDLSQDCFVKAYKAIKTFDINSPFFPWFYKIIKNHCLNFLKKNQRVRSDYMSQMEEDNHQQFEDSRQPTPSDWFVNDDVRHKLWQAIERLKPDFREIIVMKHFHNLSYKEIAEALQIPIGTVMSRLFNARQELREKYEEVLKGK
- a CDS encoding Cysteine desulfurase, whose translation is MSKNTEFPFDLRSEFPIKEQYVFLNHAGVAPIPVSTQMAITEFARDAAEEGPANYAAWLHGMAQAREAAARLINAEPRDICFTHNTTHGILIIANSINWRPGDNIVGFAHEFPANVHPWRNLAERGVELRLVAEQPDYRFRLDDVIAAIDERTRLLAVSWVEYGTGVRNDIAALAQICTERGVMFFLDAIQGLGVLPLDVQEIPVDFLSADGHKWLLAPEGCGILYVRRSRIPELNLNMCGWCGLANPQDYDNYDQPYKPDARRFEEGSHNLMTIHALGSSLRLLLDVGLERIGARVQELTEYVIEGVRRKGYSIITPTDVASRAGIVSFIKEGISPSEIVQQLQERKILIAARRGFLRVSPHFYNDESELDQLLDALP
- a CDS encoding 4-hydroxy-tetrahydrodipicolinate synthase, yielding MSLPMPDSEVLATLRRGVVIPASPLALDAEKRLDTRRQTALMRYYCAAGAGGVAVAVHTTQFEIRDAATRMFEQVLETCSRAIDEAGRAQRRRIVKIAGVCGRTTQALDEARKAADFGYDAALLSLAALQNSSEEELIRHCQAVSQIIPLVGFYLQPAVGGRILPFSFWRRFVEIENVVAIKIAPFNRYQTLDVVRAVALAGRDEEIALYTGNDDNIIADLLTPFTLQTQAGPVRLRIRGGLLGQWSVWTRTAVRLLHEIHEALATSDHIPISLLEKNAQLTDANAAIFDAAHGFAGCIAGIHEVLRRQGLLEFTHALDEKVQLSPGQAEEITRVTRDYPWLPDDDFVSAHLAEWLD